From the Acidilutibacter cellobiosedens genome, one window contains:
- a CDS encoding DUF1622 domain-containing protein, producing MEMILEYSIPYITTFLECIGVFIITLASLKTFVNFIKSKFNFTDDSLKLEFGKALSLSLEFKLAAEILKTVIVRTLDEFIILAAVVVLRAIIVFVIHWEMTVSLKNGSKMVQKSNN from the coding sequence GTGGAAATGATTTTAGAATATAGTATACCATACATAACTACTTTTCTGGAATGTATAGGAGTATTTATAATAACTTTAGCTTCTTTAAAAACCTTTGTTAATTTTATTAAATCCAAGTTTAATTTTACTGATGATAGTCTGAAATTGGAATTTGGAAAAGCGTTATCATTAAGTTTGGAATTTAAATTGGCGGCAGAAATACTTAAAACGGTAATAGTGCGTACTCTTGATGAATTTATTATTCTTGCGGCAGTAGTTGTTCTTAGAGCAATAATTGTATTCGTAATTCACTGGGAAATGACTGTCTCATTGAAAAATGGCAGTAAAATGGTTCAAAAATCTAATAATTGA
- a CDS encoding Hsp20/alpha crystallin family protein: protein MFGLTPYDKWQRGIERKRSDWDIERMFDNMLESFYNNTPFPNLLNSKEMNMKVDIKENDKEYTLEAEMPGAKKGEINLDLKDDILTISWERKNEVNEEKENYIRKERSYGSTSRSFYVDDVDIEKSTAKFEDGVLVVNLPKKEPSLPKNSTIKIQ, encoded by the coding sequence ATGTTTGGACTTACACCATATGACAAATGGCAAAGAGGAATTGAAAGGAAAAGGAGTGACTGGGATATAGAAAGAATGTTTGATAATATGTTAGAATCATTTTATAATAATACGCCTTTCCCAAATTTGTTGAATTCAAAGGAAATGAATATGAAGGTAGATATAAAAGAAAATGATAAGGAATATACCTTGGAAGCAGAAATGCCCGGAGCTAAAAAAGGCGAAATAAATTTGGATTTAAAGGACGATATCTTGACTATTTCATGGGAAAGAAAAAATGAAGTTAATGAAGAAAAAGAAAACTACATTAGAAAAGAAAGAAGCTATGGTTCAACTTCAAGAAGTTTTTATGTAGATGACGTAGATATAGAAAAATCAACTGCTAAATTTGAAGACGGTGTTCTTGTTGTAAATTTGCCAAAGAAAGAACCAAGTTTACCAAAGAATAGTACAATAAAAATTCAATAA